The following coding sequences are from one Camarhynchus parvulus chromosome 1, STF_HiC, whole genome shotgun sequence window:
- the LOC115903183 gene encoding scavenger receptor cysteine-rich type 1 protein M130-like has translation MATKGLLSAPVLWLILLSIQVSLGTNELRLSNGTGPCSGRVEVKHEEQWGTVCDGDWTIRDAEVVCKQLQCGSAVKALNRAPFGQGTGPTWLYRVDCRGNESALWNCSHTGWGAFTCPHFFDIGVICSGFSDMHLTGGDTACSGHLKVKKEETWATVCFSHIDFKTASVICNELKCGQAVDTLRGTHFGDRHELIWQEEFHCVGNEAHLADCPRSMHHTNTCSYDATVVCSGYGGYRLANGNTTCSGRVELLHGGTWGTLCDYLWDSPAANILCQQLDCGVALLVPSGQSFGEGNGSVWNATFSCQKNGSLLRDCPVLALSQDECPAGKEAHVVCSGCPGGRLVNGTTCSGIVEIRHGDTWGRLCRSHWNLQAASVLCHQLNCGYAKSIQMEDDFVDGNGPIWRDAFHCKGTESCLWDCVQVTLGNPTCSAKEAATVTCSGLAESLRLSGGESRCAGRVEISLHGGWSRVLDDNWDIRDAHVVCRQLQCGTAEKAYYLPKSERGTGLVGLRSVQCTGNETQLMLCNTSHYQTVPTGVSEDVGVICSGSRQMRLVNGTNRCAGRVELYHHGIWGTICDDNWDLSDANVVCKQLGCGHAIKAFESAHYGEGSGQIWLDDVNCTGGESDLWACPSRAWGQHNCQHKEDAGVLCSDFLALRLVNGNDCAGRVEVFYNGTWGSVCSNHMSLLTAATMCKHLGCGDGGGIITDFKYGRGSGPTWLDHIECTEQHSSLWQCQSDPWDPQSCSNRAEETHITCTGRKETTSPAAFAECPNSTSCSDREKLRVMGGEDECSGRVEMWHQGSWGTICDDAWDVADANVVCRQLGCGSAVSALSEAAFGEGTGPIWLEKVHCKGTELSLWDCPAKPLLGKNCDHKEDAAVNCSGVTETTASPTRADRPRRPATGSTRLSVPVILCIILGTLLCLVLAILAGQIRRARAQQRGSRLSYDPFSEAVYEEIDYNLMREKQGVTFLSDSYSESSKPKEQFYRAGSDEENGPGATQEASPLPENALEHDYDDATEAPGPRDASLSEQNEQEIIGIPGESDRNKDSQTDWIPRNRTSEAERSSSPALEDTGYDDIEELGH, from the exons ATGGCAACAAAAGGACTTCTTTCTGCTCCAGTGCTGTGGTTGATTCTCCTCTCCATTCAGGTCTCCCTGG GCACTAATGAATTGAGGCTGTCAAACGGAACTGgcccctgctctgggagagTGGAAGTAAAACATGAGGAGCAGTGGGGAACCGTGTGTGATGGTGACTGGACCATAAGGGATGCTGAGGTTGTCTGCAAGCAACTACAATGTGGATCTGCTGTTAAGGCCCTAAATCGAGCTCCTTTTGGACAAGGAACTGGACCAACGTGGTTGTACCGAGTTGATTGCCGTGGTAATGAATCGGCTCTCTGGAACTGCTCACATACAGGATGGGGTGCTTTTACCTGCCCTCATTTCTTTGATATTGGAGTGATCTGCTCAG gcttctcTGATATGCATCTGACTGGAGGGGACACTGCCTGCTCAGGACATCTGAaagtaaagaaagaagaaacttGGGCCACTGTCTGTTTCTCACACATTGATTTCAAAACTGCCTCTGTTATATGTAATGAGTTAAAGTGTGGCCAGGCTGTGGATACCTTGAGAGGAACTCACTTTGGAGACAGACATGAGCTGATCTGGCAAGAAGAGTTTCACTGCGTAGGGAATGAGGCTCACCTTGCAGACTGTCCCAGGAGCATGCACCATACTAACACATGTTCTTATGATGCCACTGTTGTGTGTTCAG GCTATGGTGGGTACCGGCTGGCAAACGGCAACACCACGTGTTCAGGGAGAGTAGAGCTTCTTCACGGAGGCACATGGGGAACCCTGTGTGACTACCTGTGGGATTCACCAGCTGCCAAcatcctctgccagcagctAGACTGTGGAGTTGCACTACTGGTCCCAAGTGGACAGTCCtttggggaaggaaatggaTCTGTCTGGAACGCCACATTCAGCTGCCAGAAGAATGGCTCACTCCTGAGAGACTGTCCCGTGCTTGCTCTAAGTCAGGATGAATGCCCTGCTGGAAAAGAGGCTCATGTGGTATGTTCAG GGTGTCCAGGGGGCAGGCTGGTGAATGGCACCACATGCTCCGGCATAGTGGAGATCCGCCATGGAGACACGTGGGGAAGACTCTGCCGCTCCCACTGGAATTTGCAAGCTGCCAGTGTTCTCTGCCATCAGCTGAACTGTGGCTATGCAAAATCAATCCAGATGGAAGATGATTTTGTGGATGGAAATGGGCCTATATGGAGAGATGCTTTTCACTGTAAAGGGACAGAGTCCTGCCTATGGGATTGTGTTCAAGTGACTTTGGGCAATCCAACCTGTTCAGCCAAAGAAGCAGCCACTGTAACTTGCTCAG GTCTTGCTGAATCACTCAGACTCTCAGGGGGTGAGAGCCGCTGTGCTGGGCGAGTTGAGATCTCCCTCCATGGTGGGTGGAGCAGAGTCCTGGATGACAACTGGGACATTAGGGATGCCCATGTGGTGTGCAGACAGCTCCAGTGTGGAACTGCTGAGAAAGCCTATTACCTTCCAAAGTCTGAGCGAGGAACAGGTCTTGTTGGCCTAAGGAGTGTCCAGTGCACTGGAAACGAGACTCAGCTGATGCTCTGCAACACCTCCCATTATCAGACAGTGCCAACAGGAGTTTCTGAAGATGTTGGTGTGATTTGTTCAG GCAGCAGACAGATGAGGCTGGTGAATGGAACAAACCGCTGTGCCGGGAGAGTAGAGCTTTATCATCATGGCATCTGGGGCACCATCTGTGATGATAACTGGGATCTATCAGATGCCAATGTTGTTTGCAAACAGCTTGGATGTGGGCATGCCATCAAGGCATTTGAATCTGCTCATTATGGTGAAGGGTCAGGGCAGATCTGGCTGGATGATGTGAATTGCACTGGGGGTGAATCTGACCTCTGGGCATGTCCCTCTAGGGCGTGGGGCCAGCACAACTGCCAACACAAAGAGGATGCTGGAGtcctgtgctcag ATTTCCTGGCTCTGAGGCTGGTGAATGGCAACGACTGTGCTGGGCGTGTAGAGGTTTTCTACAATGGGACGTGGGGGAGCGTTTGTTCCAACCACATGTCCCTGCTCACCGCAGCAACCATGTGCAAACACCTGGGCTGCGGAGACGGAGGAGGAATAATAACGGACTTCAAATATGGCAGAGGGTCTGGGCCCACGTGGCTGGACCACATTGAgtgcactgagcagcacagctcgCTCTGGCAATGTCAGTCAGACCCCTGGGACCCTCAGTCGTGCAGCAACCGAGCTGAAGAGACCCACATTACTTGCACTG gaagaaaagagacaaCTTCTCCAGCTGCATTTGCTGAGTGTCCAAACTCCACAAGTTGTTCAG aCAGGGAGAAGTTACGAGTCATGGGAGGAGAGGATGAATGTTCAGGCAGAGTGGAGATGTGGCACCAAGGTTCCTGGGGAACAATCTGTGATGACGCCTGGGACGTGGCAGATGCCAATGTTGTatgcaggcagctgggctgtggatctgctgtgtctgctctgaGTGAGGCTGCCTTTGGGGAAGGGACTGGTCCCATCTGGTTGGAGAAGGTGCACTGTAAAGGAACAGAGCTGTCTCTTTGGGACTGTCCTGCCAAACCTTTGCTTGGCAAAAACTGTGATCATAAGGAAGATGCTGCTGTGAATTGCTCTG GTGTGACAGAAACAACAGCATCACCCACCAGAGCAG ATCGCCCCCGCCgccctgccacaggcagcacGAGGCTTTCAGTGCCTGTCATCCTCTGCATTATCCTGGGGACCCTTCTCTGTCTGGTCCTTGCCATTCTTGCTGGGCAGATCCGAcgtgccagggcacagcagagag GCTCCAGACTATCCTATGACCCCTTCTCCGAGGCTGTCTATGAAGAGATTGATTATAACCTgatgagggaaaagcagggagtGACTTTCCTCTcag ATTCTTATTCAGAGAGCTCAAAACCAAAGGAACAGTTTTATAGAGCAGGCAGTGATGAAGAAAATGGTCCTGGAGCAACTCAAG AGGCCTCTCCACTGCCTGAAAATGCCCTGGAACATGATTATGATGATGCAACAGAAGCTCCTGGACCTAGAGATGCTTCTCTTTCTGAGCAGAATGAACAGGAAATCATTGGGATCCCTGGAGAAAGTGACAGAAACAAGGATTCCCAGACAG ACTGGATTCCCAGAAATAGGACCTCTGAGGCTGAGAGATCCTCATCCCCTGCTCTGGAAGATACAGGCTATGACGACATTGAAGAGCTGGGGCACTGA